The proteins below are encoded in one region of Belonocnema kinseyi isolate 2016_QV_RU_SX_M_011 chromosome 3, B_treatae_v1, whole genome shotgun sequence:
- the LOC117169482 gene encoding neuropeptide-like 3: protein MFNLFTFLAVLAVAFAVPAPVPAPVPAPGPAPGFYSPILPYALPAAAAPVPLASSSQSIVRNYNNLGIAYAPLAYHQPAYLL, encoded by the exons ATGTTCAACTTG TTCACTTTCCTCGCCGTTTTGGCCGTCGCCTTCGCAGTTCCAGCTCCAGTTCCAGCTCCGGTTCCAGCTCCAGGTCCAGCTCCGGGATTTTACAGCCCCATTTTACCATACGCACTGCCGGCTGCTGCTGCTCCTGTGCCTCTTGCGAGCAGCTCTCAATCTATTGTTCGCAATTACAATAATCTTGGAATTGCTTACGCACCTCTTGCATATCATCAACCAGCATATttattgtag